ACACGCGATGCCGACCGCCGCGGGGAACAGCACGGTCGTCAGCGAGTAACGTTCCAGCGCCAGCATGACCAGCCCGTTGCGCAGGGCCGAGAGGGCGAAGAGGCCCGCGTGCTCCTCGCGCGGGTGCCAGTACGCCTTTCGCACGGTGGGCCCGAACCCGAGCAGGTCCACGACCGTCAGCGTCACGACCGCCCACAGCGGGTCGCGCGTCAGCATCCACAGCGGCAACGCCGACAGCGCGCCGAGGAAGAACGCCCAATCCACGCGGGTGACGGCCGTGTCGCCGCGCCTGCGGTAGGCGAGCAGCGTGACGTAGCTGGTGATCAGGCCGGAGATGCCGATCGGCCAGGCCCCGACGCCGGCGCCGCCGGCCAGCTGTGCGACGAACACGGTCAGCGTCCCGAGCCCCCAGATGACCCAGGTGAACACGTGCGGCCGCGTGTGGCCACGGTGAATCGAGCGGACGTAGGGGGCGAACAGCGCGAACGTGACGACCAGGGCGGCGGCGGCGCTGAGGTGTTCGTTGGACATGGGTGCTGCCGATCGTCGGCTGCACCGCCCAGGAAGGCAATTCGACGGGCAAGCCTACCCTGCCGCCTCGCCGCAGTCGGGACGGGGGGCCGGTCACGTGCCGTCGCCGTCGAGCGTCTGCTGGATCGACAGGTGGTTTCCGAACGGGTCCGGAACCCGCAGCGCCAGCGCGTTCCACGGCATGCGTTTCGGACGGGGCAGGGCAGCGGCGGGACGCCCCGCGTCCCACGCCTGCAATAGCGATTCGATGTCATCGACCTCGATGTGGGCCAGGCCCCCGAACGCGCAGTCGCCGGCGTGCTGGGTGAGGTGGAGTGTGATGCCATCGCGCGCGACCTGGGCGTAGGCCGGGAAATCGTCGCCGAAGCGGAACTCCCAGTCGAGCGCGAAGCCGAGCCAATCGACGTAGAACGCCTTGGGCTCGCCCCAGTCGCCGACCCGCAGAACCGGTACCGCACCATTCATGTCACCACCGTTTCCCTGTAGATGACGGACCCACCTTTCACCGGCCGGCACCGCGCCGACCACGCCCGCCATCGTATCGTCTCGGCCGGGAGGGGCAGGGGGCAGACGGGCGGAACTGCGAATGCGTGACGGTGGTCATTCCGCTGACGGCGGGCTGCGTTATAGGTCCCCCAGACCATGACCGGGCCCACCGCTCGATTCGCGAACGAACCGCGACAACCAACCCGCGCCGACCGGCTCTGCGCCGCTTTGCACGCGTACCCGAACCGCTTCGCAGGTCGCCTGCGCTTTTTCGGCGATGTCGTCCGGCAGCGTGCCGTTAGCACC
The Tepidisphaeraceae bacterium DNA segment above includes these coding regions:
- a CDS encoding glyoxalase superfamily protein is translated as MNGAVPVLRVGDWGEPKAFYVDWLGFALDWEFRFGDDFPAYAQVARDGITLHLTQHAGDCAFGGLAHIEVDDIESLLQAWDAGRPAAALPRPKRMPWNALALRVPDPFGNHLSIQQTLDGDGT